Proteins encoded by one window of Phytohabitans houttuyneae:
- a CDS encoding uroporphyrinogen-III synthase yields MSDELSGFTVGVTADRRRDELAALLERRGARVVLAPALRIVPLADDTELRAATRACLDHPPNVVMANTGIGMRGWLEAAEGWGLAEPLRSVLGQAYIVARGPKARGAIRAAGLHDEWSPASESCEEVIEHLQRRGVEGQVVAMQLHGERQPECTAALEAAGATVIEVPVYRWAPPTDPAPLHRLVDLITGRLVDAVTFTSAPAAGALLRAAGASGDAVLDALRSDVLAACVGPVTAAPLRRHGVPVAAPTRARLGALVRTIVDELPQRAVNLKVAGHVLTLRGHAAVVDGELRPLAPAPMSVLRALAATPGRVLSRAALLRTLPRGADEHAVEMAVARLRAGLGAPGVVQTVVKRGYRLPVD; encoded by the coding sequence GTGAGTGATGAGCTTTCGGGCTTCACGGTTGGGGTGACCGCGGACCGGCGTCGCGACGAGCTGGCGGCCCTCCTCGAGCGGCGGGGCGCACGCGTCGTGCTCGCGCCGGCGCTGCGGATCGTCCCGCTCGCCGACGACACCGAGCTGCGCGCCGCCACCCGCGCCTGCCTCGACCACCCGCCGAACGTGGTGATGGCCAACACCGGCATCGGCATGCGCGGCTGGCTGGAGGCCGCCGAGGGGTGGGGGCTCGCCGAGCCGCTCCGCTCGGTGCTCGGCCAGGCGTACATCGTGGCCCGCGGCCCCAAGGCCCGCGGCGCCATCCGCGCCGCCGGACTGCACGACGAGTGGTCGCCCGCGTCGGAGAGCTGCGAGGAGGTCATCGAACACCTCCAGCGCCGCGGCGTCGAGGGGCAGGTCGTGGCCATGCAGCTGCACGGCGAACGGCAACCCGAGTGCACCGCCGCCCTGGAGGCCGCGGGCGCCACCGTCATCGAGGTGCCCGTGTACCGCTGGGCGCCGCCCACCGACCCCGCCCCGCTGCACCGCCTCGTCGACCTGATCACCGGCCGCTTGGTGGATGCCGTGACGTTCACCTCGGCCCCCGCCGCGGGCGCGCTGCTGCGGGCCGCCGGTGCCAGCGGCGACGCGGTGCTGGACGCCCTCCGCTCGGACGTGCTGGCCGCATGCGTCGGCCCGGTCACCGCCGCCCCGCTGCGCCGCCACGGCGTGCCGGTGGCGGCGCCTACCCGTGCACGGCTGGGCGCGCTCGTGCGCACGATCGTCGACGAACTCCCGCAACGCGCGGTCAACCTCAAGGTCGCCGGCCACGTACTCACCCTCCGCGGGCACGCCGCGGTGGTGGACGGCGAGCTGCGACCGCTGGCGCCGGCACCGATGTCGGTACTGCGCGCGCTGGCCGCCACGCCGGGCCGGGTGCTCTCCCGCGCCGCCCTGCTGCGCACCCTTCCCCGCGGCGCCGACGAGCACGCGGTGGAAATGGCCGTCGCCCGCCTACGCGCCGGCTTGGGCGCGCCCGGTGTGGTACAGACCGTGGTGAAGCGCGGCTACCGCCTCCCCGTCGACTAG
- the rpsI gene encoding 30S ribosomal protein S9: MTDTVVPTPAPPAVETAPAPAVARVPRGDRPIQTVGRRKEAIVRVRIVPGTGKITCNGRELEEYFPSKVHQQLIKEPLVTAEKVEAFDVVANLRGGGITGQAGALRLGIARALCANDLDDRPALKKAGFLTRDARVKESKKYGLKKARKAPQYSKR, translated from the coding sequence ATGACCGACACCGTCGTCCCGACTCCGGCGCCGCCGGCCGTCGAGACCGCCCCGGCGCCCGCCGTCGCTCGCGTGCCCCGTGGTGACCGTCCCATCCAGACCGTCGGCCGCCGCAAGGAGGCCATCGTCCGGGTGCGCATCGTGCCCGGCACCGGCAAGATCACCTGCAACGGTCGCGAGCTCGAGGAGTACTTCCCGAGCAAGGTGCACCAGCAGCTCATCAAGGAGCCGCTGGTGACCGCCGAAAAGGTCGAGGCCTTCGACGTGGTCGCCAACCTGCGCGGTGGCGGCATCACCGGCCAGGCCGGCGCGCTGCGGCTGGGCATCGCCCGCGCGCTCTGCGCCAACGACCTCGACGACCGCCCGGCGCTGAAGAAGGCCGGCTTCCTCACCCGTGACGCGCGCGTCAAGGAGAGCAAGAAGTACGGTCTGAAGAAGGCCCGCAAGGCTCCTCAGTACTCCAAGCGCTGA
- the rplM gene encoding 50S ribosomal protein L13: protein MRTYSPKPGEIERQWHVIDASDVVLGRLATHAATLLRGKHKPTFAPHVDTGDFVVIVNAGKVALTGNKRQTKVAYRHSGYPGGLKQVGYDELLAKRPDRAIELAVRGMLPHNRLGRKLIKKLKVYAGAEHPHAAQKPVPFEIKQIAQ, encoded by the coding sequence GTGCGTACGTACAGCCCGAAGCCGGGTGAGATCGAGCGTCAGTGGCACGTCATCGACGCCTCTGACGTCGTGCTGGGCCGTCTGGCGACCCACGCCGCCACGCTGCTGCGCGGCAAGCACAAGCCGACCTTCGCGCCGCACGTCGACACCGGTGACTTCGTGGTGATCGTCAATGCGGGCAAGGTTGCGCTGACCGGTAACAAGCGGCAGACCAAGGTCGCCTACCGCCACTCCGGCTACCCGGGTGGTCTGAAGCAGGTGGGCTACGACGAGCTGCTCGCCAAGCGCCCCGACCGTGCCATCGAGCTGGCCGTCAGGGGCATGCTCCCGCACAACCGTCTTGGCCGAAAGCTCATCAAGAAGCTGAAGGTCTACGCCGGCGCCGAGCACCCGCACGCCGCCCAGAAGCCGGTGCCGTTCGAGATCAAGCAGATCGCGCAGTGA
- the glmM gene encoding phosphoglucosamine mutase has translation MARLFGTDGVRGRANADLTPELAMAVAVAAARTLAESDRSHPPLAVVGRDPRASGEMLEAAVVAGLASAGANVVRVGVLPTPGVAFLVSEAKADLGVMLSASHNPMPDNGIKLFAAGGHKLPDEVEHRIEAAVAEGVSWTRPTGGGVGRVHDLLDGAEHYVQHLVGTVPHRLDGLKIVVDCANGAASDVAPLAYREAGAEVIAIHAEPDGLNINEGCGSTHLEPVKAAVLEHGAHLGIAHDGDADRCLAVTAEGAEVDGDEIMAILALAMRDSGALTADTLVATVMSNLGLRLAMSREGIRLIETKVGDRYVLEELRASALGLGGEQSGHIVMPAYATTGDGVLTGLHLMSRMAATGRSLADLASVITKLPQVLVNVPVGDRAAGASAAPVLAATAEAEAELGETGRVLLRPSGTEPLVRVMVEAATVETARSVAERIAAVVREASPV, from the coding sequence ATGGCGCGTCTCTTCGGCACCGACGGCGTTCGCGGCCGGGCCAACGCCGACCTCACGCCCGAGCTGGCGATGGCGGTGGCGGTGGCCGCAGCCCGTACGCTCGCGGAGTCCGACCGTAGCCACCCGCCGCTCGCGGTCGTCGGCCGCGACCCGCGGGCCAGCGGCGAGATGCTCGAAGCGGCGGTGGTGGCCGGCCTGGCGAGTGCCGGCGCAAACGTGGTGCGCGTGGGCGTGCTCCCGACGCCCGGCGTGGCCTTCCTGGTGAGCGAGGCCAAGGCCGACCTCGGCGTGATGCTCTCCGCGTCGCACAACCCCATGCCCGACAACGGCATCAAGCTCTTCGCGGCCGGCGGGCACAAGCTGCCCGACGAGGTCGAGCACAGGATCGAGGCGGCGGTCGCCGAGGGTGTGTCGTGGACCCGCCCGACCGGCGGCGGGGTGGGGCGCGTGCATGACCTGCTCGACGGCGCGGAGCACTACGTGCAGCACCTGGTCGGCACGGTCCCGCACCGGCTCGACGGGCTGAAGATCGTGGTCGACTGTGCCAACGGGGCGGCGTCCGACGTCGCGCCGCTGGCGTACCGCGAGGCCGGCGCCGAGGTGATCGCCATCCACGCCGAGCCCGACGGCCTGAACATCAACGAGGGCTGCGGCTCCACCCACCTGGAGCCGGTCAAGGCGGCGGTACTGGAGCACGGCGCGCACCTGGGCATCGCCCACGACGGCGACGCCGACCGGTGCCTGGCCGTCACCGCCGAGGGCGCGGAGGTCGACGGCGACGAGATCATGGCGATCCTCGCGCTGGCGATGCGGGATAGCGGCGCGCTGACAGCCGACACGCTCGTGGCCACCGTGATGAGCAACCTCGGCCTGCGCCTGGCCATGTCGCGCGAGGGCATCCGCCTGATCGAGACCAAGGTCGGCGACCGGTACGTGCTGGAGGAGCTGCGCGCCTCGGCGCTCGGCCTCGGCGGCGAGCAGAGCGGGCACATCGTGATGCCGGCGTACGCGACCACCGGCGACGGCGTCCTCACCGGCCTGCACCTCATGTCCCGGATGGCCGCCACCGGCCGCTCGCTCGCCGACCTCGCGTCGGTGATCACCAAGCTGCCCCAGGTCCTGGTCAACGTGCCGGTCGGCGACCGCGCGGCGGGTGCGTCCGCGGCGCCGGTGCTGGCCGCGACCGCCGAGGCCGAGGCCGAGCTGGGCGAGACCGGTCGCGTGCTGCTGCGCCCGTCCGGCACCGAGCCGCTGGTGCGGGTCATGGTCGAGGCCGCCACGGTCGAGACCGCCAGGTCGGTCGCCGAGCGGATCGCCGCCGTCGTCCGCGAGGCCAGCCCGGTCTAG
- a CDS encoding MFS transporter, translated as MSTTLTPTVAAAAAAPAGKGRWLTHWEPENEEFWATTGRRVARRNLVFSIFAEHLGFSVWTIWSVVVVALPPALFPYSVDQRFWLVALPNLIGALMRIPYTFAVTRFGGRTWTMISALLLLIPLAGLMYAVTARPPYWVVLACAATAGFGGGNFASSMTNISFFYPERKKGAALGFNAAGGNIGISTMQLFVPLVIAAGLVYGGLMWVPLVLAASVGAYLFMNNLAMAKTPFRAQFATVKRPHTWVMSFLYIGTFGSFLGYSAAFPLVLKLQFPDAPTAHWGAATITLAFTGPLVGSLSRPFGGWLSDRIGGARVTAACFTLMALGSYGVVTAAGSKNMGLFLASFWLLFTAAGAGNGSTYRMIPAIFAAKSPDLVTAKRESAATLGIAGAVGAMGGFYLPRAISDSYSATGGISTAFTWFGVMYGACLAVTWWCYLRRRVLISQVPSLAHASI; from the coding sequence ATGAGTACGACACTGACCCCCACCGTGGCCGCCGCCGCGGCTGCCCCGGCCGGTAAGGGCCGGTGGCTCACCCATTGGGAGCCGGAGAACGAGGAGTTCTGGGCCACCACAGGACGCCGGGTGGCCCGGCGAAACCTGGTGTTCTCGATCTTCGCGGAGCACCTCGGGTTTTCCGTGTGGACCATCTGGAGCGTCGTGGTTGTGGCGCTCCCGCCGGCCCTCTTCCCCTACTCCGTCGACCAGCGCTTCTGGCTGGTCGCGCTCCCCAACCTCATCGGCGCGCTGATGCGCATCCCCTACACGTTCGCGGTCACCCGCTTCGGCGGCCGCACGTGGACCATGATCAGCGCACTTCTGCTGCTCATCCCGCTCGCCGGCCTCATGTACGCGGTGACCGCCCGGCCACCGTACTGGGTGGTGCTCGCCTGCGCGGCCACGGCTGGCTTCGGCGGCGGCAACTTCGCCTCGTCCATGACCAACATCTCGTTCTTCTACCCCGAGCGGAAGAAGGGCGCGGCGCTGGGCTTCAACGCGGCCGGCGGCAACATCGGCATCAGCACGATGCAGCTGTTCGTACCGCTTGTCATCGCCGCCGGCCTCGTCTACGGCGGCCTGATGTGGGTGCCGCTCGTGCTGGCGGCGTCCGTCGGGGCGTACCTGTTCATGAACAACCTGGCCATGGCCAAGACGCCGTTCCGCGCCCAGTTCGCCACCGTCAAGCGGCCGCACACCTGGGTCATGTCGTTCCTCTACATCGGCACCTTCGGATCGTTCCTCGGCTACTCGGCCGCGTTCCCCTTGGTGCTCAAGCTGCAGTTCCCGGACGCGCCGACCGCGCACTGGGGTGCGGCGACGATCACGCTGGCGTTCACCGGCCCGCTGGTCGGCTCGCTGTCCCGCCCCTTCGGCGGCTGGCTCTCCGACCGGATCGGCGGCGCCCGCGTCACCGCGGCCTGCTTCACGCTGATGGCCCTCGGCTCGTACGGCGTTGTCACGGCGGCCGGCAGCAAGAACATGGGGCTGTTCCTCGCCTCGTTCTGGCTGCTCTTCACGGCGGCCGGAGCGGGCAACGGCTCGACGTACCGGATGATCCCGGCCATCTTCGCGGCGAAGTCGCCGGACCTGGTCACCGCCAAGCGCGAGTCGGCGGCAACGCTCGGCATCGCGGGGGCGGTCGGCGCGATGGGCGGTTTCTACCTGCCGCGGGCCATCAGCGACTCGTACTCCGCGACCGGCGGCATCTCGACCGCCTTCACCTGGTTCGGCGTCATGTACGGCGCCTGCCTCGCCGTCACCTGGTGGTGCTACCTGCGCCGCCGCGTCCTGATCAGCCAGGTGCCGAGCCTGGCGCACGCCTCCATCTGA
- the nirD gene encoding nitrite reductase small subunit NirD: MTDTMTARWEAICPYEVVEPERGVAALVGGAQVAIFRTFDGGLYAIDNRDPIAGAHVMSRGIVGSRGDVPTVASPLHKEVYSLLTGECLDVPGVAVRTFPVRVRDGMVEVGAGS, encoded by the coding sequence ATGACGGACACAATGACCGCACGCTGGGAAGCGATCTGCCCGTACGAGGTGGTGGAGCCCGAGCGGGGCGTGGCCGCGCTCGTCGGCGGGGCGCAGGTGGCCATCTTCCGCACGTTCGACGGTGGTCTATACGCCATCGACAACCGCGACCCGATCGCCGGCGCGCACGTGATGTCGCGCGGCATCGTCGGCAGCCGCGGCGACGTGCCGACCGTGGCGTCCCCGCTGCACAAGGAGGTGTACAGCCTGCTCACGGGCGAGTGCCTCGACGTGCCGGGCGTAGCGGTGCGCACCTTCCCGGTGCGGGTGCGGGACGGCATGGTCGAAGTGGGCGCCGGCTCATGA
- a CDS encoding FAD-dependent oxidoreductase, with protein sequence MNVVVVGYGMAGSRLAAELRDRGPHMKITVLGAERHRAYNRIMLSSVLAGKVRERDVEITEAAGHGIDLRPGVVVTAIDRAARMVTTGDGDRIEYDHLVLATGSRALIPPLTGLDREHLPERVAVFRTLDDCRRILATASEARSALVLGGGLLGLEAARGLAARGIATEVVHAVGHLMERQLDPGASAVLVRTLSGLGITAHLDAMAASVAADADGVTLGLADGRELRADLLVVACGVRPETGLAGDAGLAVERGIVVDDHMRTSDPHISAIGDCAQHDGVVSGLVAPAWEQARIVARVLGGEDPLARYRPLPVVTRLKAAGIDLAAMGTSGPAEGAEGAEELSFADPVRGTYAKLTIVGERLTGAIMLGDNPSVGAVIQLFDRGSPVPTDRRALLLGRAIGVPAATQAESPALMPDAATVCQCNTVSKGALVRCWRAGARSVDDVVAATRATTGCGTCRDAVEGIVDWLSTVDSPEVAA encoded by the coding sequence ATGAACGTTGTCGTGGTGGGGTACGGCATGGCCGGCTCCCGGCTCGCGGCCGAGCTGCGTGACCGGGGTCCCCACATGAAAATCACGGTGCTGGGGGCCGAGCGGCACCGCGCGTACAACCGGATCATGCTGTCGAGCGTGCTCGCCGGCAAGGTCCGCGAGCGCGACGTCGAGATCACCGAGGCCGCCGGCCACGGCATCGACCTGCGCCCCGGCGTGGTGGTCACCGCGATCGACCGGGCCGCCCGGATGGTGACGACCGGCGATGGCGACCGCATCGAGTACGACCATCTGGTGCTCGCCACCGGCAGCCGCGCGCTCATCCCGCCGCTGACCGGCCTCGACCGCGAGCACCTGCCCGAGCGGGTGGCGGTGTTCCGCACGCTCGACGACTGCCGCCGCATCCTCGCCACCGCCTCGGAGGCGCGCAGCGCGCTCGTGCTCGGCGGGGGTCTTTTGGGCCTCGAAGCCGCCCGCGGCCTGGCCGCCCGGGGCATCGCCACCGAGGTGGTGCACGCGGTCGGCCACCTCATGGAGCGGCAGCTCGACCCGGGTGCCAGCGCGGTCCTCGTGCGCACGCTCTCCGGCCTCGGCATCACCGCGCACCTCGACGCGATGGCCGCCTCCGTGGCCGCCGACGCGGACGGGGTGACGCTCGGCCTCGCCGACGGGCGCGAGCTCCGCGCCGACCTGCTCGTCGTGGCCTGCGGCGTGCGGCCGGAGACCGGGCTGGCCGGCGACGCCGGGCTCGCCGTCGAGCGGGGCATCGTCGTCGACGACCACATGCGCACCAGCGACCCGCACATCTCCGCGATCGGCGACTGCGCACAGCACGACGGCGTGGTGAGCGGCCTCGTGGCGCCGGCTTGGGAGCAGGCCAGGATCGTCGCGCGGGTCCTCGGCGGGGAAGACCCGCTCGCGAGGTACCGGCCGCTTCCGGTGGTCACGCGCCTCAAGGCCGCGGGCATCGACCTGGCCGCCATGGGTACCTCCGGACCCGCCGAAGGCGCCGAAGGCGCCGAGGAGCTGAGCTTCGCCGACCCCGTCCGGGGTACCTACGCCAAGCTCACGATCGTCGGCGAGCGGCTGACCGGCGCGATCATGCTTGGCGACAACCCGTCCGTGGGCGCGGTGATCCAGCTCTTCGACCGCGGCTCCCCCGTGCCGACCGACCGCCGCGCGCTGCTGCTCGGGCGCGCGATCGGCGTACCCGCCGCCACGCAGGCGGAGTCGCCGGCGCTGATGCCCGACGCGGCGACGGTCTGCCAGTGCAACACCGTGAGCAAGGGTGCGCTGGTGCGCTGCTGGCGCGCCGGCGCGAGGTCCGTCGACGACGTGGTCGCCGCGACCAGGGCCACGACCGGCTGCGGCACCTGCCGCGACGCCGTCGAGGGCATCGTCGATTGGCTATCCACAGTGGACTCTCCGGAGGTCGCCGCATGA
- a CDS encoding type II toxin-antitoxin system PemK/MazF family toxin, translated as MLRRGEVWRVEGARERLGLVISSDVYNSTDVPIVLVAEVVEEELLRDSPLAVSMGQYVVMPDRLSSPMKKWFTECVDFADTDTMARVSRALRIIQDL; from the coding sequence GTGCTGCGTAGGGGCGAGGTCTGGCGCGTCGAGGGAGCCCGCGAGCGGCTCGGCCTGGTGATCAGCTCAGACGTCTACAACAGCACCGACGTGCCCATCGTCCTCGTCGCCGAGGTGGTCGAGGAGGAGTTGCTGCGCGACTCCCCGCTGGCGGTCTCGATGGGGCAGTACGTGGTGATGCCCGACCGCCTCTCCTCACCCATGAAGAAGTGGTTCACCGAGTGCGTCGACTTCGCGGACACCGACACGATGGCCCGGGTCTCGCGCGCGCTCCGCATCATCCAGGACCTTTGA
- a CDS encoding GTP-binding protein, whose amino-acid sequence MDFAGYNAAGARRNRGITSAKIVIAGGFGVGKTTLVGAVSEITPLTTEAVMTAAGVGIDDPSKVPGKETTTVAMDFGRITMAEDLILYLFGTPGQTRFWFMWDEIIRGAVGAAVLVDTRRIADAFAPLDYFENRHLPYVVALNVFDGSPQYEVEEIREALAIAPHVPLVLCDARHRDSVKHVLVNVVEHAMMTLRAERGGGRRPTPVG is encoded by the coding sequence GTGGACTTCGCAGGCTATAACGCCGCAGGGGCGCGCCGAAACCGAGGCATCACGTCCGCCAAGATCGTGATCGCGGGAGGCTTCGGCGTCGGTAAGACGACGCTCGTGGGCGCCGTCTCCGAGATCACCCCGCTGACCACGGAAGCGGTCATGACCGCGGCCGGCGTGGGGATCGACGACCCCTCGAAGGTGCCGGGCAAGGAGACCACCACGGTCGCGATGGACTTCGGCCGCATCACCATGGCCGAAGACCTCATCCTCTACCTCTTCGGCACGCCCGGTCAGACCCGCTTCTGGTTCATGTGGGACGAGATCATCCGAGGCGCGGTGGGCGCGGCCGTGCTGGTCGACACCCGCCGGATCGCGGACGCTTTCGCACCGCTGGACTACTTCGAAAACCGGCACCTGCCGTACGTGGTGGCGCTGAACGTCTTCGACGGCTCCCCGCAGTACGAGGTCGAGGAGATCCGCGAGGCGCTGGCCATCGCCCCTCACGTGCCCCTCGTGCTGTGCGACGCCCGGCACCGCGACTCGGTCAAGCACGTCCTGGTCAACGTCGTCGAGCACGCGATGATGACCCTCCGCGCCGAGCGCGGCGGCGGTCGCCGCCCCACGCCGGTCGGCTGA
- a CDS encoding DUF742 domain-containing protein yields MVDQPREDPRGALVRPYAVTRGRTEPRRDIALEAVLVADPAAVQESRFAGHDKHRIATVCENRAQSLAEIAAYTRLPLGVARVLVADMVAEGLLTLHSAAPVEAYEERMELLERVLSGLRRL; encoded by the coding sequence ATGGTGGACCAACCACGGGAAGACCCGAGAGGTGCGCTGGTCCGACCGTACGCGGTCACCCGCGGGCGCACCGAGCCACGCCGCGACATCGCCCTGGAAGCGGTGCTCGTGGCGGACCCGGCCGCCGTGCAGGAGTCGCGGTTTGCGGGCCACGACAAGCACCGCATCGCCACCGTCTGCGAAAACCGTGCGCAGTCGCTGGCGGAGATAGCGGCCTACACCCGGCTCCCGCTGGGCGTTGCCCGTGTGCTCGTCGCCGACATGGTGGCAGAGGGCTTGCTGACGCTGCACAGTGCCGCTCCGGTAGAAGCCTATGAGGAGCGGATGGAACTGCTTGAGAGGGTGCTGAGTGGACTTCGCAGGCTATAA
- a CDS encoding roadblock/LC7 domain-containing protein, protein MADTAEDEAAYGAAYAEMASLKQAVSGVVGSVIAGVDGLLLLHDLTSGPEPHDIAALAAATFGLGRQTGLALRQGPFRESTVRSHRGYFSVYAVGDAALLAVLGGEGLNIARLHIEARQVTARLIRMLDVHVASQARL, encoded by the coding sequence ATGGCGGACACCGCCGAGGACGAAGCGGCGTACGGGGCGGCGTACGCCGAGATGGCGTCGCTGAAGCAGGCGGTCAGCGGCGTGGTGGGCTCGGTGATCGCCGGTGTCGACGGCCTGCTGCTCCTGCACGACCTGACCAGCGGCCCGGAGCCGCACGACATCGCGGCGCTCGCGGCCGCGACGTTCGGGCTCGGTCGGCAGACCGGCCTGGCACTGCGGCAGGGGCCCTTCCGGGAGTCCACCGTCCGCAGCCACCGGGGCTACTTCTCCGTGTACGCGGTCGGCGACGCGGCACTCCTCGCCGTGCTGGGCGGTGAAGGGCTCAACATCGCCCGCCTGCACATCGAGGCACGCCAGGTGACCGCCCGGCTGATCAGGATGCTGGACGTCCACGTAGCGTCACAGGCCCGCCTCTAG
- a CDS encoding molybdopterin oxidoreductase family protein, whose protein sequence is MAGAVESLVVTREVATHCPYCALQCGMTLRAAPEGRVEVAARQFPTNRGGLCQKGWTAADLLDHPDRLTTPLVRDGGELRPATWAEALDRVTEGILATQSAHGRDAVAVFGGGGLTNEKAYALGKFARVALRTKNIDYNGRFCMSSAAAAGMRAFGLDRGLPFPLADIGQADTLVLVGANVAETMPPFARYLTEQKARGGTLIVIDPRATATARQATLHLQPTPGTDLALANALLHIVLGEGWADEAYIEGRTTGFDEVRRTVASYWPARVERLTGVPVADLEAAAHALASAQTAIILTARGAEQHSKGVDTVTAFINLALALGLPGRPGSGYGCLTGQGNGQGGREHGQKADQLPGYRKIDDPAARAHVASVWGVDPDDLPGPGPSAYELLTGDEMRTLLVFGSNPVVSAPRAARVEARLRDLDMLVVSDFVLSETAAIADVVLPTAQWAEEDGTMTNLEGRVLRRHALRQPPPDVRTDLAVIAELASRLGAGKWFTTEPQAVFEELRRASAGGTADYAGVTWERVDAEDGVFWPCPSVDRPGTPRLFLDTFATPDGRARFLPVEHRPAAEEVDAEYPLYLTTGRVLAQYQSGAQTRRIEALRRAAPNAFVELHPDLAARIGVGAGDEVVVTSRRGEMRAPARLTETIRPDTLFAPFHWGGAARANSLTSDALDPTSRMPEFKVCAVKVRAA, encoded by the coding sequence ATGGCAGGCGCGGTGGAGAGTCTGGTGGTGACCCGGGAGGTCGCCACCCACTGTCCCTACTGCGCGCTTCAGTGCGGCATGACCCTCCGGGCGGCGCCGGAGGGTCGCGTCGAGGTCGCGGCCCGCCAGTTTCCGACCAACCGGGGCGGCCTGTGCCAGAAGGGCTGGACCGCGGCCGACCTGCTCGACCACCCCGACCGGCTGACCACCCCGCTGGTCCGGGATGGCGGCGAGCTGCGCCCGGCGACGTGGGCGGAGGCGCTGGACCGGGTGACCGAGGGCATCCTGGCCACCCAGTCGGCGCACGGGCGCGACGCGGTGGCGGTCTTCGGCGGCGGCGGCCTGACCAACGAGAAGGCGTACGCGCTGGGCAAGTTCGCCCGGGTCGCGCTCCGCACGAAAAACATCGACTACAACGGCCGCTTCTGCATGTCGTCGGCGGCCGCGGCGGGCATGCGGGCGTTCGGGCTCGACCGGGGGCTGCCCTTTCCGCTCGCCGACATCGGCCAGGCCGACACGCTCGTGCTCGTCGGTGCCAACGTGGCCGAGACGATGCCGCCGTTCGCGCGCTACCTGACCGAGCAGAAGGCGCGTGGCGGCACGCTCATCGTGATCGACCCGCGGGCCACCGCGACCGCGCGGCAGGCAACGCTCCACCTGCAGCCGACGCCCGGCACCGACCTGGCGCTGGCCAACGCGCTGCTGCACATCGTGCTCGGCGAGGGCTGGGCCGACGAGGCGTACATCGAGGGCCGCACCACCGGCTTCGACGAGGTGCGCCGCACGGTGGCGAGCTACTGGCCGGCCCGGGTGGAGCGGTTGACCGGCGTGCCGGTCGCCGACCTGGAGGCGGCCGCCCACGCGCTGGCCAGCGCGCAGACCGCGATCATCCTGACCGCGCGCGGCGCGGAGCAGCACTCCAAGGGCGTCGACACGGTCACCGCGTTCATCAATCTCGCGCTCGCGCTCGGCCTGCCCGGACGGCCGGGTTCCGGCTACGGCTGCCTCACCGGCCAGGGCAACGGGCAGGGCGGGCGCGAGCACGGACAGAAGGCCGACCAGCTCCCGGGGTACCGCAAGATCGACGACCCGGCCGCCCGCGCGCACGTGGCGTCGGTGTGGGGCGTCGACCCCGACGACCTGCCCGGACCCGGCCCCTCGGCGTACGAGCTGCTGACCGGCGACGAGATGCGCACGCTGCTGGTCTTCGGCTCCAACCCGGTCGTCTCCGCACCCCGCGCGGCACGCGTCGAGGCCCGCCTGCGCGACCTCGACATGCTTGTCGTCTCCGACTTCGTGCTCTCCGAGACCGCGGCAATCGCCGACGTGGTGCTGCCGACCGCGCAGTGGGCCGAGGAGGACGGCACGATGACCAACCTGGAGGGCCGGGTGCTGCGGCGCCACGCCCTCCGCCAGCCACCGCCAGATGTGAGGACGGATCTGGCGGTGATTGCCGAGCTGGCCTCCCGGCTCGGCGCCGGCAAGTGGTTCACCACCGAACCGCAAGCCGTGTTCGAGGAGCTGCGGCGTGCTTCTGCCGGGGGTACGGCGGACTACGCAGGCGTGACGTGGGAGCGGGTCGACGCCGAGGACGGCGTGTTCTGGCCGTGCCCATCGGTGGACCGGCCGGGTACGCCGCGGCTTTTCCTCGACACCTTCGCCACGCCGGACGGGCGGGCCCGGTTTCTGCCGGTCGAGCACCGGCCGGCCGCGGAGGAGGTCGACGCGGAGTACCCGCTCTACCTCACCACCGGCCGGGTGCTCGCGCAGTACCAGTCGGGCGCGCAGACGCGGCGGATCGAGGCGCTGCGCCGCGCGGCGCCGAACGCGTTCGTCGAGCTCCACCCCGACCTGGCCGCCCGCATCGGTGTGGGAGCCGGCGACGAGGTCGTGGTCACCAGCAGGCGCGGCGAGATGCGGGCGCCCGCCCGCCTGACCGAGACCATCCGACCGGACACACTCTTCGCGCCGTTCCACTGGGGCGGCGCCGCCCGGGCCAACTCACTGACGAGTGACGCCCTCGACCCGACGTCTCGAATGCCGGAGTTCAAGGTGTGCGCAGTCAAGGTGAGGGCAGCATGA